The window AGGTGTATGTCATAGGTGGAGATGGAACAATGCGCGGAGCAGTGACAATATTTGATGAGATTTGTCGTCAAAAACTGAATGTTTCAATAGCAGGAATTCCCAAGACTGTGGACAACGACATTAGCATAATAGACCGGTCGTTTGGATTTCAGACGGCAGTTGAAATGGCCCAACAAGCAATCAGTGCAGCTCATGTGGAGGCTGAGAGTGCAGTCAACGGAATAGGTCTGGTGAAACTCATGGGCCGCAGCACTGGGCACATTGCCCTCCATGCAACCTTAAGCAGCCGAGACGTGGACTGCTGCCTAATTCCTGAAAACGAATTCTACTTGGAAGGGAAAGGAGGGCTGTTTGAATTTCTGGAACAACGACTTAAACAGAACGGGCATGCAGTGTTGGTAGTTGCTGAGGGTGCTGGACAGGATATGATACCAAGAAGTGATGCTCAGAAAAAAGAGACTGATGAGTCTGGGAACCCGGTTTTCTTAGACATTGGCCGGTGGTTGAAATCAGAGCTCAAGAGCTGGTGGGACAGGGACCACCCTGGCGAGCTGGTTACCATAAAATACATAGATCCCATGTACATGGTTAGAGCAGTCCCTGCAAATGCTACAGACAACTTGTATTGTACACTTCTGGCACACTCGGCCATTCATGGAGTCATGGCAGGGTACACAGGGTTTGTTTCTGGCCCAATCAATGGAAACTATGCATATATTCCGATAGCAGAAGTGGCCAATGCCAAGAACCCTGTAAACACAATGGACCACAAATGGGCTTGGGTCAGATCTGTCAACAATCAGCCAGATTTTATAAAGAGGTAGATGCTCaaattttgttacatttttcCTTGAGAGAGTTATCTTGAGTTCTCTTGCTGAAGTGAAGATGACCCCTCAAAAAGCTTTCGGATTTTGTTTCCTAATCATCTCTGGTAATGTGCTTCCTGTTATTTGTTGCCTCACGATTAGGCTGAAATGTTGTGACAGGTCGAAAAACCCAGAAAA of the Vitis vinifera cultivar Pinot Noir 40024 chromosome 10, ASM3070453v1 genome contains:
- the LOC100251605 gene encoding ATP-dependent 6-phosphofructokinase 2, with the protein product MAAGDDECTASVGEITISPVKVQRLPHLTHYLPNLKTFPNPLDRNQFYRPSDGFYISPCDVILRQITYDLSGIFPLPPSHLAYHRAGPRKQIFFDPSMIRVAIVTCGGLCPGLNTVIRELVVGLWELYGVRQIYGIIAGYRGFYSFEPMALNPKLVEDWHKRGGSVLETSRGGFDLEKIVNSIKDHEFDQVYVIGGDGTMRGAVTIFDEICRQKLNVSIAGIPKTVDNDISIIDRSFGFQTAVEMAQQAISAAHVEAESAVNGIGLVKLMGRSTGHIALHATLSSRDVDCCLIPENEFYLEGKGGLFEFLEQRLKQNGHAVLVVAEGAGQDMIPRSDAQKKETDESGNPVFLDIGRWLKSELKSWWDRDHPGELVTIKYIDPMYMVRAVPANATDNLYCTLLAHSAIHGVMAGYTGFVSGPINGNYAYIPIAEVANAKNPVNTMDHKWAWVRSVNNQPDFIKR